From Coffea arabica cultivar ET-39 chromosome 2e, Coffea Arabica ET-39 HiFi, whole genome shotgun sequence, the proteins below share one genomic window:
- the LOC140036280 gene encoding zinc finger BED domain-containing protein RICESLEEPER 2-like yields the protein MVQHGLDEIADIIENIRESVEFVNRFDIKRLPCAEIAQQLQIPNKILIRDCRTRWNSAFKMLSCAIKFKEVFPRFQDREPQYDCCPSIEDWNKVEKVCNILETFWIAMHIISSNAYPTSNLFLREIFKVKTLLDSKENNEDDFI from the coding sequence ATGGTTCAACATGGCCTTGATGAGATTGCTGatattattgaaaatattaGGGAGAGTGTTGAGTTTGTCAATCGATTTGATATCAAGAGGCTTCCATGTGCTGAGATTGCTCAACAATTACAAATACCGAACAAAATTTTAATTCGTGATTGTAGAACTAGGTGGAATTCGGCTTTCAAAATGCTAAGTTGTGCAATCAAGTTTAAGGAGGTCTTTCCCCGATTTCAAGATAGAGAGCCTCAATATGATTGTTGTCCATCTATTGAGGACTGGAATAAAGTAGAAAAGGTGTGCAACATTCTAGAGACCTTCTGGATAGCCATGCATATAATCTCAAGTAATGCTTATCCGACAAGCAATCTATTCCTCCGGGAGATTTTTAAGGTGAAGACACTCTTAGATTCAAAAGAGAACAATGAAGATGACTTCATTTAG